Genomic DNA from Stigmatopora nigra isolate UIUO_SnigA chromosome 17, RoL_Snig_1.1, whole genome shotgun sequence:
AATATAAATAAACTATAGTGTGCTCAGTAATGATTTTATCATGAAAAATGGTGAAATTACACCAATTTTAAACTTCAATGCCCTATTTTCACTACAATTATAACATTTGTATATGAAACTGCCAAGATACTATAAAAGAGCACAAACTTAAGGTACAATTTAACTTATTCTGCATTACCTTAGTAATGTCCATAAGATCAGAATCCAACTGAGAGACGGCATTTTTCACCGAAGGATGATTGGAGTACTGCCGCATCAGCGTCTCTTGAATCTGAACTTGAATGCGCACcagctaaaataaacacaaaggaTAATGTGggtaaaatattacatttttaactgtacatgacaaaatattaaataaccAAAATCATGCATTAACATCTTATTTTCTTAATTCTTTGCATTCGTCACAATACTGCGGGTTGTCATACTTTATTAAAatcatgttaattttttttctgggccaCCCTTGGGACACAAGACGGAACTGTACCTCCATTTTCTCTTCCAACTCATGTAGAAACTCTCCGTCTGCCGCCTTAGCAGAGATGCAGGAGGAGCTCTTAGCAGACAAAATGGCTCGGGCCAAGTATTCCAGGCGCCGCTTGAGGGAAATCTCAGTACTGTGTGTGACAAGTAAATTGATGGTGGAGCAACGACATCGTGGTCGCGTGTGTGTTTTTCCACATTCACCCACCTGTGCATGTCAGCGAGGCGTGCCAAAACATGGGCAGCTTTGCCAAAGTTGCGGTTCTTCTCGTAATATCGCCATAGGAGATCCATGTTGTGCACCTTGCTCTGATCCTGTTTGATCATGTGCATGAGATGCTCTTCAAGGTACGGGGAATTCACCTAGGAAGGTGGTATAGATAGATAAAGAAGGTACAGATAGAAAACAATGAGTTTTCacttcatttttcagttttagtgCATTATTGCGCTATGCACATTTGATaacttggtttaaaaaaaaactctgataTTTTGTGTTAAGGGGTTTAAAAAAGAAGATTTGAAGTTTTTAGGTACTAAACATCTCTTAACCACTGGTGACTGTCAAAGTGTGATAAGAATATTACCGATGGTAGGGAACTTTGCTCTCACAGTAAGTGAAAGAATTAATAAAGCAATTTTCAAGCTGCATTAAACTTTATTTCGTACCTCGAGCAGCTTGTCCGCCAGATCGGCCTGGATGAGCCAGTTGTAAAGGGCGATGTGAAACAGCTCGTCTTGGGATCGCTGGGCCAGACCGAAAATCTGTTCAAACTAAAGTGAGGagagccttttgttaaaaaGAAACTCACAAAAAGGCCTATGAGCAAATATCACACTCACGTGGGCCGTTGCTTCCTCATTACTCAGCATGTTAGGATCTGAGGTGAGGACGGGAGGTCCCGGCTGCTTTGGGACGCTGGGTGACTGCGGCGCAGCTTTGCTTTGGTTCACCAGCTCCTGCATGGTGTCTGTGATGCACTTATAACAGGAGAGTCTGGACACAGGCGGCACAGCATGTAAAAGTTAGCGACTCTAAAGGCATGTATTGTACTATATTGGTTACAAATTTGAGGAGTCAATCAAAAGAAATTCCCACTATCACAAGTTTTTAAAGgggtatttaaaataaatgtggatGACACACCTAAAATCTATAtctattgaaattgtacaataaaaatattttttgtaaaagttAGCCTCTGCATAGATGAAAGCAAGGATTCCGCAGACAGTGTATATGACTCAATGCAAAACAGTAGTATAGACTCGTTATTGTGTGTCAGATATGTTAAGTGAAAAGGCCTACATCACTTTTGGTAAGTGACTCTGACAACAGCAAAAAGGGATTAATACTGTGTTTTGCGCATTCCTAGTTAATTTGACCCAGAAAATGACTCGTTTTGTTTCGAGTTCAATCATCTCCCCCTTTAGGTGATAGTGGGACTTTGTGTGTAATGTGCTTACCTTTCCTGGAAGGCCAGCTGTCCTGTCTGGTCTTCTTCCGGCTCtccatttttgtaaaaatgcGGACCCAGCCTCTGAGGGTCCTTCTTTTCAGCTGCCGTGAGGCACAGCTCGAGGACGCCTTCATAGAAACGCACTAACACAGGACATTTACAAGAGTAAAAACACAAGTGGCCACACTCAGTGATGACGAACGGTCTTGTTGAGTGACACCTTACCTTGCCTGTACTGGGAGCAAACCAGTGGCAGGTCAGTATGCTGACTGATTTGCTGGTAAAGATGCAGCGACTCTCTCAGTGTTCTCTCCTTATCTACTTTATGCTGGATCTGCTTGGAGCTCTGCAGCAATTCGTTAGCCTGAGTGGAAGAACATTGAAGCTTTAATCTCCTAAACTGAGAATGATTGAAAACCGTCAGCTCGGCTTCATACTTTGGAGCAGACGCTGTCGTCCGTGCTGTAGAGCAGCGGGCAGAGATCCCGCAGGTGATCGCTTATGGCATCTACGGAGGCATTATCTTTGATATAGACGGTAATGAGCGCCGTGATGAGAGCTCCTGAAAGCTCCTTCCCTCGGATGACCACATCTTTGAAACTCGCTAACTTCATCTGCTCTTGGAATTCCTAATAATTAGAAGGCCAGTAAGATATCAAGAAAGCAAGCACATATGAGTGTACTTTGAGGTGATGTTTTAATTGCTACTACCTTGGGCAGTTCTGACATAATGAGACTGAACTGATGATCGCAGAGAAGCTTCCACAAGGCCAGAGTTTGATAGGTGCGGTGGACTAATGCCTGGATGCTCTGGAGGGAGACTTTCTCATAGAGCTGAGCCTTGGCTGGAAACAAGAATGACCATAATATGGTATGTGTTTATTAATCGGCATGTAGAATAGTTTGCGGTGGTGTAGCTATGTGAAGTGGGGAGGTAAAACGGAATACAAAGAGACCTCAGTTGATGTCCTTATGGTCATTACTCACTGTGATATTTTCTTTGAAGCTCCTGCTGGACCTGCTGAGAACTAGTGCCGTCTGGGCGCATAAATCCCAGCAGTCTTTGCTGCAGGTTGCCAGGTGAACTAAAGCTACAAAGGAATAAGCACATACAAGGCATTTTATCCCTATTGGTAATATATGGATATTTTAACTAAATTGGAGTGGAttaaataatacaatacatgccacacctgaactgaaaatttaaataattgttGTGAATTAAGCGTTAATTTCAAGAAaattaattattgaaatattgtgattttatttttataaatatcaGGTATATTAGAATTCTATAGCTTGAAAAGACCATTTTCTAGTTTCCAATTCTTTGTTAAAGAACTAATGTATCTGCAGTTGCAaacaatttttttgcaataaaacaataatgtttAAGTTGCATactattgtttatatatttttttattttttaaaaaacctgATGTGATCAGACAGATTGGGATTGGCCATTCCTAATTTTAAGGGTTCAGCCAGATTGGGATTGGCCATTCCTAATTTTAAGGGTTAGCCTGCAGTTAGTGTATCTCTTCAGATGTGCATAAATAATTTACACTTTCATGTCTTACCTTGCACCGCCGAGGGAAGATGGGCTGAAGTGAGAGTTTTTGTCCAGAAATTCTTTCAACCTGTGGAGCTCCAGAAGGACCAACTCCAGATGAAACGAAGCAACACTGCTTTCCAGCTGATGATGAGTATTTAACAGCATTTAAAAGATATTGTCAGAACAGTAGTACCTCATTGGCTACCATCCTCATAAATGTAACCTATTGTGGTAAATGCTTACAAAATATATGAAAGCAAATCACAGTGGACTTTGTAATGTTGGCAAATATCGTATCAATGTGTAAAGAATTGTTATTGTGAAATTGGAGATAGAACCTCGACTGGAAACTATTCCAAATAGTGGAAGCAAAAAGTCCACCACATTTGATTTAATGGGACTCAAaggcattttataaaatcttacTTACAAGAATGACAGTCTGATTTCCTTTGCCGATGCTTTTTTCCACCGCTAGGCTCCCATCCCAAATATTCCTGGATGTAATACACCAGTGAGGAAAACACATGACTTTTGACACATAAGGCTACCAACTATTCATCATCATTGCGAAAGGGAACTGACCCGAGAATGCGAGCAAAGTATATACAGATGCCGTTGTGCTTGCCGGAGAAAATCACCTCAGGGCCCACCGACATGGGGGTGATGGGGCCAGACCCTATTTGCATTGGGGCAAAGGGCGTGGCCAGGGGCGGAGGAAAAATTCCTGTTGGAATGATCAAATCGTAAATTATTGGGCTATAAAATGACTGGACAGATGGATCCACACACATGTTGACATTGTGCAATGACATACCAGGTGCCGGAGAGCTCATCAGAGGTCCAACATTGCTGGGTGGTGACAAAGCGGCAGGAAATCTCATTTGCGCTTCTCCTCCATATCTGATAACAGTAAGTAAATGTGGATATTTAACAATGCAGAGGCTTTCTGATAACGGCCACTACTCTGTATGTTTTAAACCAGTTCAGGTGCCTAAATGGGTCTTAAAATTAACCATCTAATTAAATAGCCGAGGACTGCAAACATAGAGTTCAAAGGTGGATTTACTAtttcatgtatatgtacaagTGGCCTTTTTTTATGATTGTTTTAAAGTCAGGCTGCCTCAGAGGACACGAGTGATGAGTGGCTCCCTCTACAGGCTCTTGATCAACCAAATGTATCTATATTAATTTAGTTGTTGGTTATAGCCAGTTTGAGGAAATATACGGagtttacatttaaattctGTGAAATTTGGGTTGTGTAAGCTCCTCAAATGCGGACATTACAGTACAGTGGTCCGATACCACCTGTTGCTTGGGAACAGCACCAAATTAATACTAGGTTTTGCCACCCAACCCTAAAAGTAGTTATATTTATCTTTGTTTTCAAACCTGAAAAAGGCTCTGGTAGCCCACTGTGAGACCTCTCTGTCACAAGCAGCTTTGGAACAAGCCAGGATCAAAGCTGTGGCACAGGCCTGCTCCTCCTGAACACAAGAGAGGCACATTTGTGTCTAACCATTTTGAGCGTGACTCTCATCTGCTGTGctagggaagaagaaaaaagtttttACCCGGTGCAACTTGAAGAAGCGCTCAATCTCCTCGCTCTCCCCTCCCGCACAGCTGACCAGCAAGTGGCGCAGCTGATCCACCGGACGCAGCTTTTGGAAGATGTGACTTCCCTGCAGAAAAAAAGCCAGAAGTTTGCCCTTAGCATTCCAAACTAGAACTGAACATTGGGTCTCTTCCCCAAAGAGGCTTTAATTTAAACCTTTGCTGAAAGGAGGACAAATTTCTGTGGTGGGATGTTGTGCTGCAGGACCACCACGGGCGAATCGGTGACTGGGATCACATCTTTGTTCAGGTGAGTGCAAATCTTGGCTGGCCTTTCCTCATTGATGGCGCTTATAGCCCACGTGTGTCCATCAATATTAGAGATCatctatatggaaaaaaaaatggcattatcTTTGCACAGCCAAATGAGGGCTAACACGATAACTGCTATTTTATTGGCCTGCTTGACCAACCTGAGTCTCCATCAAAGGCTTCTTGAAGGGGAATGAGTCATGGTTAATGCACCAAAGAAGGTCGTTGTCCTCCGTCTCAGAAGCTGCCATCAATAAAATACCTGTGGGAGGATCCAAGATGattcaaaatgtttgcaaaagaAAAGCCATAGTGTAATTGCATTGTATAGTAAAGTGTATTTCGGCTTTACCTTTACTGTGCAGTGCCTTGTGGACTTTGACGGGTTTTTGTAGGGTGGAAGAGGCGGAGAAGCCCGGTGGGAGGCGGACGTGAACCAGAGAGAGGAGGGATGGTCGGGCCGGCAAGTTTTTTTGCAGTGGTGGGGCAAATGGCGCAGTGCTGAAGTAGAGACGTACACCtttaggagggaaaaaaaacagtagtgtCAGTGgaatttgtccaaaaaaacagacaactcATGTTGCATTATGTAAAGTACACAGATATTTTTGTGCTGTCCATAATATGCTGTCTTTTCATCTTTACCTGCATGTGTCACAGCAAGTAGATGGCAGTCGGATGACTCTGCTCTGCTGATCACAGAGATCTGAACAATGGGCTTGAAGACGGAACGATCGATGGTCCTTCAAGggaacagtttaaaaaaaagtcaaccttACTTCTTTCGGGTTACATGTAGGAGGATGGACAACGTCAACTATGTTTCATTGTGCAGGTATACTATACCTGGCAATGTTTCCAGCAGCTGCAACAATGCTGCTTTGAGACATGGTGGCCACACGACTCATGCCTTGGCCATCAGCACCCAGGTCATAAACCTGATAGATGGAAAATAAGACAATATTTTGATCCTGATATCCACTATCTGTATACTACTTTTAGTTAGTGTGGTATGCTATGATACCATGTTTTTGAAGAAATACTTGTtctaatgaaatattttgggTTAATTACAGGTCGGTAAACTTAAATTCTTCATCTTTGGAGTAATTTACCAACTGGAATTatcttaaattaaatttaaaaaaaacatcacatattCCTATACATTTTGCAAATGATTTACACCATAGATAGAATTAGTAATACCTGTAAGACTCCTTTCTCGGAGCGTGTAAAGAGCGTGTTACGAGAATTGTCCACGGCAATCTGCACAATTGGGTCTGGAAAGTATATTAATGATAGAGGGTCATCAGAACATTTGGAAGCGATTTCCTTAGTGTAGAAATTCTTTCTGTGCTTACCGTCCTCAGAGAAGGAGAACTGGAGAACAGAGGGGACAAGGAAGGACAGGGAGCTCTTGGAGTGGTTGATCTTGCGGCAGCGTTGAGTAAGCCAGCCCGCCTCCGCTTGGTAGGCGATCTCGTACAGGCAGCCGTCCTTGCCCGCCATGAAAATGCGACCCAGGTCGGTGGAGGTAATGGAGATGATGTAGGTGTTGTCGGTGGGGATGGAGAAGAGGGGCTCTGGGAGCATCTGCATGCCACCAGACATGCTGTCATTCAGCCCTGGgaagaaacaataaaaaattaatGGCAccaaagtttcttttttttctttttttttgttatacgtCTATTTTTGTAACTCTAGATGCCATTTTCCAAAATTTGTTAGACAATTTCTGCCATTTTAGTtggtcattttcaaaataaaaaaatatttttaatggttaCAAATGGTTTTCAGTCAAATATCAGaactgctttttatttttgatcatttcaggtgaaatttaacatacttaaatatgtacatatcagGTTAGATGATAATTTAATTAAAGCTAAAATGCTTTCTAAACTCACCAGCGTGGCCCTTTGGGAAGCTCAGTCCTAGAATTGCTACATCCACAGAAGTGGCCAAGACAAGCAGGTAATGGATGTGAGGCTGTAAAATCCCTGTAAAAATCAACCCCAAAATAAATCATCTTGTGGAAAAGGACTGAAACCAACAAGTGTTCCCACATACCTTGCTTTGGTTTGACCAGCCCGACTGCCAAAATGGTCTCGATGAGGCCGTCGAAATAGGCTACATCTCCCCTGCGATAAATAGATACATTAGGAGTTGCAATTTTCAATGGCTTCTACCAATTGTACTCACCCATCTTCATAATTCCacatgaaaatgtcattgtcgATTGTGAGCCAGGCCCGAGAAA
This window encodes:
- the nup155 gene encoding nuclear pore complex protein Nup155 isoform X1; this translates as MPSGAGACSPAAALVEALDSSACLVDRHLQDDRCFPDLSELLSVPSHNIPSISGVSDMDYPLQGPGLLSVPNLPELSAVRRVPLPPELVEQFSHMQFNCMMGVFPEISRAWLTIDNDIFMWNYEDGGDVAYFDGLIETILAVGLVKPKQGILQPHIHYLLVLATSVDVAILGLSFPKGHAGLNDSMSGGMQMLPEPLFSIPTDNTYIISITSTDLGRIFMAGKDGCLYEIAYQAEAGWLTQRCRKINHSKSSLSFLVPSVLQFSFSEDDPIVQIAVDNSRNTLFTRSEKGVLQVYDLGADGQGMSRVATMSQSSIVAAAGNIARTIDRSVFKPIVQISVISRAESSDCHLLAVTHAGVRLYFSTAPFAPPLQKNLPARPSLLSLVHVRLPPGFSASSTLQKPVKVHKALHSKGILLMAASETEDNDLLWCINHDSFPFKKPLMETQMISNIDGHTWAISAINEERPAKICTHLNKDVIPVTDSPVVVLQHNIPPQKFVLLSAKGSHIFQKLRPVDQLRHLLVSCAGGESEEIERFFKLHREEQACATALILACSKAACDREVSQWATRAFFRYGGEAQMRFPAALSPPSNVGPLMSSPAPGMSLHNVNMCVDPSVQSFYSPIIYDLIIPTGIFPPPLATPFAPMQIGSGPITPMSVGPEVIFSGKHNGICIYFARILGNIWDGSLAVEKSIGKGNQTVILLESSVASFHLELVLLELHRLKEFLDKNSHFSPSSLGGASFSSPGNLQQRLLGFMRPDGTSSQQVQQELQRKYHTKAQLYEKVSLQSIQALVHRTYQTLALWKLLCDHQFSLIMSELPKEFQEQMKLASFKDVVIRGKELSGALITALITVYIKDNASVDAISDHLRDLCPLLYSTDDSVCSKANELLQSSKQIQHKVDKERTLRESLHLYQQISQHTDLPLVCSQYRQVRFYEGVLELCLTAAEKKDPQRLGPHFYKNGEPEEDQTGQLAFQERLSCYKCITDTMQELVNQSKAAPQSPSVPKQPGPPVLTSDPNMLSNEEATAHFEQIFGLAQRSQDELFHIALYNWLIQADLADKLLEVNSPYLEEHLMHMIKQDQSKVHNMDLLWRYYEKNRNFGKAAHVLARLADMHSTEISLKRRLEYLARAILSAKSSSCISAKAADGEFLHELEEKMELVRIQVQIQETLMRQYSNHPSVKNAVSQLDSDLMDITKLYGEYADHFKLSECKLAIIHCAGHSDPILVHLLWQEIIEKELADTVAMSPADRMRSVSLKLVSLGKIYAGTPRYFPLEFLVKYLEQEVCRLGWDVGFVTTTMQEIGVQLPCLLEVYDQLFKTRDPYWQRLKKPLHLVECIHVLLSGYVDDPSRVPTYDRRRFTNVCLDNICGYLVELQSLSPNGALQHTIGNFKSLQAKLDKLH
- the nup155 gene encoding nuclear pore complex protein Nup155 isoform X2 — protein: MPSGAGACSPAAALVEALDSSACLVDRHLQDDRCFPDLSELLSVPSHNIPSISGVSDMDYPLQGPGLLSVPNLPELSAVRRVPLPPELVEQFSHMQFNCMMGVFPEISRAWLTIDNDIFMWNYEDGGDVAYFDGLIETILAVGLVKPKQGILQPHIHYLLVLATSVDVAILGLSFPKGHAGLNDSMSGGMQMLPEPLFSIPTDNTYIISITSTDLGRIFMAGKDGCLYEIAYQAEAGWLTQRCRKINHSKSSLSFLVPSVLQFSFSEDDPIVQIAVDNSRNTLFTRSEKGVLQVYDLGADGQGMSRVATMSQSSIVAAAGNIARTIDRSVFKPIVQISVISRAESSDCHLLAVTHAGVRLYFSTAPFAPPLQKNLPARPSLLSLVHVRLPPGFSASSTLQKPVKVHKALHSKGILLMAASETEDNDLLWCINHDSFPFKKPLMETQMISNIDGHTWAISAINEERPAKICTHLNKDVIPVTDSPVVVLQHNIPPQKFVLLSAKGSHIFQKLRPVDQLRHLLVSCAGGESEEIERFFKLHREEQACATALILACSKAACDREVSQWATRAFFRYGGEAQMRFPAALSPPSNVGPLMSSPAPGIFPPPLATPFAPMQIGSGPITPMSVGPEVIFSGKHNGICIYFARILGNIWDGSLAVEKSIGKGNQTVILLESSVASFHLELVLLELHRLKEFLDKNSHFSPSSLGGASFSSPGNLQQRLLGFMRPDGTSSQQVQQELQRKYHTKAQLYEKVSLQSIQALVHRTYQTLALWKLLCDHQFSLIMSELPKEFQEQMKLASFKDVVIRGKELSGALITALITVYIKDNASVDAISDHLRDLCPLLYSTDDSVCSKANELLQSSKQIQHKVDKERTLRESLHLYQQISQHTDLPLVCSQYRQVRFYEGVLELCLTAAEKKDPQRLGPHFYKNGEPEEDQTGQLAFQERLSCYKCITDTMQELVNQSKAAPQSPSVPKQPGPPVLTSDPNMLSNEEATAHFEQIFGLAQRSQDELFHIALYNWLIQADLADKLLEVNSPYLEEHLMHMIKQDQSKVHNMDLLWRYYEKNRNFGKAAHVLARLADMHSTEISLKRRLEYLARAILSAKSSSCISAKAADGEFLHELEEKMELVRIQVQIQETLMRQYSNHPSVKNAVSQLDSDLMDITKLYGEYADHFKLSECKLAIIHCAGHSDPILVHLLWQEIIEKELADTVAMSPADRMRSVSLKLVSLGKIYAGTPRYFPLEFLVKYLEQEVCRLGWDVGFVTTTMQEIGVQLPCLLEVYDQLFKTRDPYWQRLKKPLHLVECIHVLLSGYVDDPSRVPTYDRRRFTNVCLDNICGYLVELQSLSPNGALQHTIGNFKSLQAKLDKLH